One window of the bacterium genome contains the following:
- a CDS encoding Gfo/Idh/MocA family oxidoreductase, protein MKVKWGIIGCGVIVNKRSGEAIKSAENSEIVALMDKDINRVNDTASKLNVSKCYDNLDKFLDDKEIDAVYIATPGNTHCELTIAAAKKGKHVLCEKPMALNYAQCRKMIDVCKENNVKLGVAYYRRCFPKSKKIKQLITENKIGKIVFAHIVYSSTMKAYLENIDKWIAKAEFGGGLLLNEGCHLLDLLSYFMGEPTKVCGFSDRLTFDTGAADSVQILLQYNKTAHASICFNTNIAYPKTYTETIFGTEGTISGPVLSPRSEITVETKNGIEAVKFESLSNHHLPIVQDFVDSIIDNRTPFVSGEEGAKTSKIMDAVLESSKTGKVIHI, encoded by the coding sequence ATGAAAGTAAAATGGGGAATTATTGGATGTGGAGTAATAGTTAACAAAAGAAGTGGGGAGGCAATCAAGTCAGCAGAAAATAGTGAAATTGTGGCATTGATGGATAAAGATATCAATCGAGTAAACGACACTGCAAGCAAACTTAATGTAAGTAAATGTTATGATAATTTAGACAAATTTTTAGATGATAAAGAAATCGATGCTGTTTATATAGCTACTCCAGGTAATACGCATTGTGAATTAACAATAGCTGCGGCAAAGAAAGGCAAGCATGTATTATGTGAAAAACCGATGGCTTTAAATTATGCCCAATGCAGAAAAATGATAGATGTTTGTAAAGAAAATAATGTTAAATTAGGAGTTGCTTATTATCGTCGTTGTTTTCCTAAATCAAAAAAAATAAAACAACTAATAACTGAAAACAAAATTGGCAAAATAGTTTTTGCACATATAGTTTACAGCTCTACAATGAAGGCGTATTTAGAAAATATTGACAAATGGATTGCTAAGGCTGAATTCGGCGGTGGTTTACTGCTGAATGAGGGATGTCATCTTCTGGACTTGCTGAGTTATTTCATGGGAGAACCGACAAAAGTTTGCGGATTTTCTGACCGTTTAACATTTGATACCGGTGCTGCTGATTCCGTACAAATACTTCTTCAGTATAATAAAACAGCTCATGCATCAATATGTTTTAATACCAATATTGCTTACCCAAAGACCTATACAGAAACAATATTTGGTACTGAAGGGACAATTTCAGGACCTGTTCTTTCACCAAGGTCTGAAATTACTGTTGAAACAAAAAATGGTATAGAAGCAGTTAAATTTGAATCATTATCCAATCACCATTTACCAATAGTACAAGATTTTGTAGATAGTATCATTGATAATCGAACTCCATTTGTCTCGGGAGAAGAAGGAGCCAAGACATCAAAAATAATGGATGCAGTATTAGAGTCTTCCAAAACAGGAAAAGTAATTCATATTTAA